A DNA window from Moorella thermoacetica contains the following coding sequences:
- a CDS encoding methyltransferase MtaB domain-containing protein, with translation MDYKPVKTFSELEVKSLDDFVYGIAPHPVKAKNGMVIGAGTVYPEINMTLPPMNIEESTMPEVRRQYAEMIEGILKRARDLYAPGIIVELELLPETTMKPEWGIEINKILRDKMHEYEDKYGLKSLLRCTPNDTREILRPPLMKRGELLENMFITFEKCAEDGADILSIESTGGKEVHDEALVTCNIRKAIFALGVLGVRDMRFLWSNIVRIAERTGAIAGGDTACGFANTALALAEQGMIPRVFAAVDRVATIPRSLVAFEMGAIGPDKDCGYEGPYMKAIAGVPISMEGKTAACAHLSAIGNIAACVCDMWSNESVQNVKLLSAPAPVVSTEQLIYDCRLMNEAAADGRSFALKMRDWLTASDSRLDPQAYVLRPDIVLEISQELVKEKDAFIATKKAAALAAEVIKRGLARGEVQVSSREKKWLDIISSQIETIPDDWEEFWYEIQKELDLEKFRPEEYDLEVIMARGASAGN, from the coding sequence ATGGATTACAAGCCTGTTAAAACCTTTAGTGAACTGGAGGTCAAATCCCTGGATGATTTCGTCTACGGGATTGCGCCCCATCCCGTAAAAGCAAAGAACGGCATGGTGATCGGCGCAGGGACGGTTTACCCCGAGATCAACATGACCCTCCCGCCGATGAATATTGAGGAAAGCACCATGCCCGAAGTCAGAAGGCAGTATGCGGAGATGATTGAGGGGATTTTAAAGAGGGCGAGGGACCTGTACGCCCCCGGCATCATCGTGGAACTGGAACTGCTCCCGGAGACTACCATGAAGCCCGAGTGGGGGATCGAGATTAACAAGATCCTGCGGGACAAGATGCACGAGTACGAGGATAAGTACGGGCTAAAAAGCCTCCTCAGGTGTACCCCCAACGACACCAGGGAGATTCTCAGGCCGCCGCTGATGAAACGGGGCGAACTCCTGGAAAACATGTTCATCACCTTTGAGAAATGCGCCGAGGACGGGGCTGATATCCTTTCCATCGAGTCCACGGGCGGTAAGGAGGTCCACGATGAAGCGCTTGTCACCTGCAACATCAGGAAGGCCATCTTTGCCCTGGGTGTCCTGGGGGTCAGGGACATGCGGTTCCTCTGGTCCAATATAGTCAGGATCGCCGAACGGACCGGCGCTATAGCCGGTGGAGATACGGCATGCGGGTTTGCTAACACCGCCCTCGCCCTGGCGGAACAGGGAATGATCCCCAGGGTGTTTGCGGCAGTGGACAGGGTGGCCACCATCCCCAGGAGCCTGGTGGCATTCGAAATGGGTGCCATAGGGCCTGATAAGGACTGCGGCTATGAGGGGCCATACATGAAAGCCATCGCCGGGGTACCCATTTCCATGGAAGGCAAAACGGCGGCATGTGCCCATTTAAGTGCCATCGGCAACATCGCCGCCTGTGTGTGCGACATGTGGAGCAACGAATCCGTCCAGAACGTCAAGCTGCTGAGCGCTCCGGCACCCGTGGTATCCACGGAACAGCTCATCTACGACTGCCGGCTGATGAACGAAGCGGCGGCGGACGGGCGCAGCTTCGCCCTGAAGATGCGGGACTGGCTGACAGCCTCCGATTCCAGGCTGGATCCCCAGGCCTACGTCCTGAGGCCGGACATAGTGCTGGAGATCAGCCAGGAATTGGTTAAGGAAAAGGACGCTTTCATTGCGACCAAAAAGGCGGCCGCCCTGGCGGCGGAGGTCATTAAGCGGGGCCTGGCCCGGGGCGAAGTTCAGGTGTCCTCCAGAGAGAAGAAGTGGTTGGACATCATCAGCTCCCAGATTGAAACAATACCCGACGATTGGGAAGAGTTCTGGTACGAAATACAAAAAGAACTGGACCTCGAAAAATTTAGGCCGGAGGAATATGATTTAGAGGTAATCATGGCCAGAGGAGCTTCCGCAGGGAATTAG
- a CDS encoding RCKP-type rubredoxin-like domain-containing protein, with the protein MAVWQCTQCGYEKEARCKPRKCPECSAKDSFTKKDASNS; encoded by the coding sequence ATGGCAGTCTGGCAATGCACCCAATGCGGTTACGAAAAAGAGGCCCGTTGCAAGCCCCGGAAATGCCCCGAGTGTAGCGCCAAGGATTCCTTTACAAAAAAAGATGCGAGCAACTCCTAG